The Fusarium oxysporum f. sp. lycopersici 4287 chromosome 1, whole genome shotgun sequence DNA segment GTTAGTGTGCTGCTGCTACAGTGTTGTTCTAGATCAACTCACGTTGTAGGCctgcttctcatcctcgTATCGCTTCTTGTCAGcggcagccttggcctcatAAGGAGCACGTTGCTTCTCGTTAAGAGCCTTCCATCGCTCACCGAGGAGCTTGCCGACTTGACCGAAAGAGATACCAGGGTTCTCCTCACGGACGTTCTCACGCTGCTCGTTGGCGAAGAACATGTAGGCGGAGAGGCCACGCTTGGGGGCGTTGGGGTCTAAGTCGGTCGTCAGCTGTGTTCAGTGCGGAACGCGATGGGGCACGCAGTGCATGGCAAAGCATGTGGACATTGAAAAGCCCATGGATGAGTGAAGACTTACCCTTCTTGCCGCGCTTGGTCTTCTCGGCCTTACCGCGCttaccagcagcagccttgggCATTTTGAATGATTTCTGCAAACGGGTGTAAGTTGGTGGCCTTATGGATCATGCGTGCGACAGAAACAATAAAAAGGAGTTGATGGAGACTTCGCAGTGTTGAACGCGAGGTCAGTGATAATGAGGGGTAGCTCCATGAAGCTTGGAGCTGAGCTTGGTATGAGAGATGATGGACAAGGTGGCGAGGCGCAAACGCAATTGCGCCTCCCAACGCGTCAAAATTCGCGTCGttcaagaagaaaaaggcttCTGGGGGGTTTGCGCGTACCTGGGAGGTGAACTTGGGGGAAAGTAATTTGTGGTGTTGACGTGGTCTGTGATGCGCTTCCGTTAGCTATCTTATAGAGCTGTCGCGCGACAAAgtttcaagatcaagatgatgCGCAAGAATAGGCGCGATACAGCCGAGTCTCGAGCAACGTTTCGAGAAGAATCGATAACGAAGTCTAATCAAAACTTTGCGGCAAGACAGGCGCAACACCAGAAAGTAAAAACAATATATTTTATGGTGGTGGTGTGGTGCATGATAGAGAGGATAGGACAATACTCACCACAAAGACGTGCAGAAGCGTGTTGAGTGTAGAGGCGATTTTGGGTGGGAGAATTGTATgggagaaaagagagggagagagaaTGTATGGGGAGGGCCAAGGCAGCCTTTTTACTATGGGGGAGTGATTGTGCGTGGGGAGGGAACGCGACCTGCCCAGCTACCACACTTGGACTGTTATGCAGTGGGCTGGCCTGGGTGAGCTCTTGGTGCCCCCCTTCCTTGggagaaagggaaaaaaaatTGGGTGCGGTGCCCATTGCTCTCTGCGGTGCTTGGGAGCTTGCCCGCCCGCGCGCTGCACTAGTACTGTCGCAGCAGACTGTAGTCTGTACCTGTACCGCACCTGCCTTGGGCCATTTTCTGCCTCTGGGCCTGCTACTGGGGTGAAATGACCAGGACTCCGTCCTCGCCCCCTCATCTAAGCTCCCCAGAAACACCTGCCTCTGACCACTCACCAGCGTGTAAGCAGGCGGTCATTGTCTGGTACTGTACGGGTACAAGCCATACGCAGCTCGCCGCGCCGAGGTACAGTACAAAGGTCTTGTACCGCAGCACGATTGTAGTAATCCGCACAGTATACTTGTTGCTTTAGGAGACATTCGCAAGCCCCTCTGCCTTTGATTACGGTACCTCTTACCTTACCTCTTACTCTGATCACTCCTAAAATAACCACACCCAATGGACACTTTGACTCTGCTCTGTGCCTGCCCAGTCAACGGGCTCAATCCAGCGGGTTCACGTTCTCCTGGGTGATACCTGCTGTAACTTTGCCTAGGTGCCTTCCCCTGTGTCGTGATCCTGCCTCCACCGCGCCGAGTCGTTCTTTCTTTCGGCTTTCTCTCAGTAGTCTCCGTCCATGCCGTCCACCTCCACCTCTTTGAGGCCGCTATGCTTCATCACACTCAATCGGACTTGGAGTCTCGCTCGACACGACGCTACTTGCACCCTCCTCCTGTTGGgacctttttcttttcttcagTGGTTGTTGCCAAGTGCAATTACGTTTAGTAGCATATCTTTGCTTGGCGTAGTGAATATCAAGCACTTTGCACAAGCATGAGAAACACAAACCACAAACATGCTCAGCTTGCCATGGCGTGTTGTCACTTTTTCACTAATACGCCACGGTTCTTCCTCCCCTTTTGCTTTCGTCCTAGTGTTAGAGAATGAGTATCAGTTGGCTTGACTGTTGATAGATTAGTTGAGCTTGAGCctccttgagaagttgagggaGACTAAGAGGGGAGTGTTCAACCTGTTCAGGACTACAGCCAAAACCGTACTACTTACAGCATGTCATTGTTTGATTGTCGCCATAAAAGTGGCGCTCTCCAATCATGGTACAATAGGGCGATATTTGAAGGCGGGAGGTTGGTTGATACATTGTAAAATGCATTGCTAACTCAAAGTTCGGCGCTGCCCTGGCGGAGCCAAACTCACACATCAGTCTGGAAAGGGAGTATCGGTGTTGCACTCTGGCATTGCATACTATTGGAGACAAAGCCGTAATGGTGGGAAATGGTTCCAGTTGACGCCTCATGAGGATTGACTGAGTACACTGTTACAGCACCAGACCAGCCAACCGACTGTAATGGCCCGTTTCCGGGTTTGTCTCTATTATTCCCAGGTCGTGCATCATCCGGCCTTGGGAGGATCGCTATTGTCTATCCGAAAGACAATCTCGGGCTATCTTCGACTTCACTGTCCTTAACCCCTGTCCCGAGACTACTGCCTCACACATACCATACAATGCATCATCCATGTGTACATCGCACTTGGTTTGGCACTACCTTGAGACAATGGTATCACTTGCGCGACTCTGCTGATAGCCAGAAGGGATAAACCATGTTGATACAGCACGCGAAACGGCTTGGTTCCCTATGGTTACCTTCTTTACACATAGCATTGATCCTGCCTCAACTTCGATATTCACTTCTCATATGTCCGTTACCAGGCAACTCTTTGATCAACGGCGGGGACGTCCTTCGTCAGTTCTAGACCACTCCCATTGAAAGTTGGAGCAACTTGTAACCCACCGCAGGGGCGGTACTTTAGCCCCATATGATGGCCATGTATTGTCATACGAAATTTTCTTGTACAGGTACTTGTAGATGAGTACCCTGTCAGGGCTGTGATTCTACCTACTAGGTATGCATCCTtacatccatccatccatcccttCCATTGCTCCTCTGCT contains these protein-coding regions:
- a CDS encoding structure-specific recognition protein 1 codes for the protein MPKAAAGKRGKAEKTKRGKKDPNAPKRGLSAYMFFANEQRENVREENPGISFGQVGKLLGERWKALNEKQRAPYEAKAAADKKRYEDEKQAYNADQEEEESS
- a CDS encoding structure-specific recognition protein 1, which encodes MPKAAAGKRGKAEKTKRGKKDPNAPKRGLSAYMFFANEQRENVREENPGISFGQVGKLLGERWKALNEKQRAPYEAKAAADKKRYEDEKQAYNVS